One genomic segment of Salinigranum rubrum includes these proteins:
- a CDS encoding IclR family transcriptional regulator, which yields MTPDAAPPVKATATTFRVVDALIRLETAGVSELADRLNLSKSAVHSHLTTLEQLGYVVRDEDGSRLSLQFFQVGARVRNRSPLYVVARTEIDQMATMSGLDAGIIVHERNEGMCVYSRVGRDDTEPRLTEGDRVPLHATGPGKAILAALSQTALDRFFETGDREQFTSSTITDEETLREELQDVRSHGLAYENREYDDDVRGIGAAINGGEGEVLGAIFITGTTDTLSGKQLRQNNPGLVISAKNRIENQLQASVTD from the coding sequence ATGACACCCGATGCAGCCCCCCCGGTGAAGGCGACTGCAACGACGTTCCGGGTCGTCGACGCGCTCATCAGGTTGGAGACGGCGGGAGTCTCAGAACTCGCGGACCGTCTCAACCTCTCGAAGAGCGCCGTTCACAGTCACCTCACCACGCTTGAACAGCTCGGTTACGTGGTTCGAGACGAGGACGGGTCCCGGTTGAGCCTCCAGTTCTTTCAGGTCGGAGCACGGGTCCGCAACCGATCCCCGCTCTACGTCGTTGCGCGCACGGAGATCGACCAGATGGCGACGATGTCCGGACTGGATGCGGGGATCATCGTTCACGAGCGGAACGAGGGGATGTGCGTCTACAGTCGTGTCGGGCGTGACGATACCGAGCCGCGGCTCACCGAGGGAGATCGGGTCCCGCTCCACGCAACCGGGCCGGGGAAGGCCATTCTCGCCGCACTCTCACAGACTGCACTCGACCGATTCTTCGAGACGGGCGACCGCGAGCAGTTCACGAGCAGCACGATCACCGACGAAGAGACGTTGCGCGAGGAGCTACAGGACGTCAGAAGTCACGGGCTCGCCTACGAGAATCGGGAGTACGACGACGACGTACGCGGCATCGGAGCTGCGATCAACGGGGGAGAAGGCGAGGTACTCGGGGCGATCTTCATCACCGGGACGACGGACACGCTCTCGGGGAAACAGCTCCGACAGAACAACCCCGGACTGGTCATCAGCGCGAAAAACCGAATCGAGAACCAGCTGCAAGCGTCCGTGACGGACTGA
- a CDS encoding FGGY-family carbohydrate kinase: MGEILIGIDAGTSNIKTVALSIDGTEAVRSARKNDLMNPEPGWVEQDMNDTWRRTAATIRDVVDDLRADDEIIGVGVTAQGDGCWMLDADNEPVRNAILWSDGRASSIVQEWENSGVSSDVYDICGNGLFPGANLAIFRWLQKHEPETVEETETLLHCKDWIKYQLTDELTIDPTDAALPMLDVESVEYSSEVGELVGFPGIEERFPRLVPGTEIIGRVTEQAAEETGLPTGTPVTSGMLDVVASAFGSGAAHVGDSSSVVGTTSLNQTLLDGPQTAPHGVGFTFPTGVEGFYTRSMASMAGTPNLDWILEEVAGTDDYGAIEQQIEDIGIGSDGVMYHPYLSSSGERAPFLKTTARAQFTGLNPEHTQAHLVRAVYEGVALAMRDCFEHIPVESERIYMSGGGARSELWCQMFSDCLQTPIAVPRGSEFGAKGVALLTGIALDRYDDIADAADRTTSIQRSYRPNEANAAQYDKWYDVYHQMSQTMFELWDRREQALSNMHATA; encoded by the coding sequence ATGGGAGAGATCCTCATCGGCATAGACGCCGGCACGAGCAACATCAAGACGGTCGCGCTCTCGATTGACGGGACCGAAGCCGTCCGGAGCGCGCGGAAGAACGACCTGATGAACCCCGAACCGGGCTGGGTCGAGCAGGACATGAACGACACCTGGCGCCGGACCGCCGCGACGATTCGAGACGTCGTCGACGACCTCCGGGCCGACGACGAGATCATCGGCGTCGGCGTGACCGCACAGGGGGACGGCTGCTGGATGCTCGACGCGGACAACGAACCGGTTCGGAACGCGATTCTGTGGTCCGACGGACGGGCGTCGTCGATCGTTCAAGAGTGGGAGAACTCGGGCGTGAGCTCCGACGTGTACGACATCTGTGGCAACGGGCTGTTCCCCGGAGCGAATCTCGCCATCTTCCGGTGGTTACAGAAACACGAACCGGAGACCGTCGAGGAGACCGAGACGCTCCTCCACTGCAAGGACTGGATCAAGTACCAGCTGACCGATGAACTGACGATCGATCCGACGGACGCGGCGCTCCCGATGCTCGACGTCGAGTCGGTCGAGTACTCGTCGGAGGTCGGGGAACTCGTCGGCTTCCCGGGCATCGAAGAGCGGTTCCCCCGCCTGGTCCCCGGGACGGAGATAATCGGCCGCGTAACGGAGCAGGCGGCCGAGGAGACGGGGCTTCCGACGGGGACGCCCGTCACGTCGGGGATGCTCGACGTCGTGGCCTCCGCGTTCGGAAGCGGAGCCGCTCACGTGGGGGATAGCTCGTCCGTCGTCGGCACCACCTCGCTCAATCAGACACTCCTCGACGGACCACAGACCGCACCCCACGGCGTCGGGTTCACGTTCCCGACCGGGGTCGAGGGCTTTTACACCCGCTCGATGGCCTCGATGGCGGGCACGCCGAACCTCGACTGGATCCTCGAAGAGGTGGCGGGCACCGACGACTACGGCGCCATCGAACAGCAGATCGAAGACATCGGAATCGGCTCGGACGGCGTGATGTACCACCCCTACCTGAGTTCGTCGGGCGAGCGCGCGCCGTTCCTCAAGACGACCGCCCGGGCACAGTTCACGGGGCTGAATCCCGAACACACCCAGGCACACCTCGTCCGTGCCGTCTACGAAGGGGTCGCACTCGCGATGCGCGACTGCTTCGAGCACATTCCGGTCGAGTCCGAACGGATCTACATGAGCGGCGGGGGCGCGCGATCCGAACTCTGGTGTCAGATGTTCAGCGACTGCCTCCAGACGCCGATTGCCGTCCCGCGGGGGAGCGAATTCGGGGCGAAAGGCGTCGCGCTCCTCACGGGGATCGCCCTCGACCGATACGACGACATCGCCGACGCCGCCGATCGAACGACGTCGATTCAGCGGAGCTACCGGCCGAACGAGGCCAACGCGGCGCAGTACGACAAGTGGTACGACGTGTATCATCAGATGTCGCAGACCATGTTCGAGTTGTGGGACCGCAGGGAGCAGGCCCTCTCGAACATGCACGCGACGGCGTGA
- a CDS encoding carbohydrate ABC transporter permease → MSTQTQTPNPALLGKKAVKYGFGIVVSIWMLFPIFWMATTGFKRNESIMNLPPDWLLFDVTLVHYRDLFTEFGFHQFLFNSFLVATGAVLISVVIGVPAAYSLSRMDVPREQDISFWILSTRMIPPLAVLVPLFIFFTTVGLTDSLLGLMITHFLITLPMIIWIVKGFIDELPQSLEESAMVDGCNRIQAFREVVVPLVMPGIAAAAFIGFIFSWNNFLLALVLTGGGTRTAPLVIQSSMGYLSIDWGMLGAAGTLTILPPVVLSLLIKDHLVEGMTMGAVKE, encoded by the coding sequence ATGAGTACGCAGACACAGACCCCGAACCCAGCCCTGCTCGGCAAGAAAGCCGTCAAGTACGGCTTCGGTATCGTCGTGAGCATCTGGATGCTCTTTCCCATCTTCTGGATGGCGACGACCGGGTTCAAGCGGAACGAGTCGATCATGAACCTCCCGCCGGACTGGCTGTTGTTCGACGTCACGCTGGTTCACTACCGGGACCTGTTCACGGAGTTCGGCTTCCACCAGTTCCTGTTCAACAGCTTCCTCGTCGCGACGGGGGCAGTGCTCATCAGCGTCGTCATCGGCGTCCCGGCGGCGTACAGCCTCTCGCGGATGGACGTCCCGCGGGAACAGGACATCAGCTTCTGGATCCTCTCGACGCGGATGATCCCGCCGCTCGCGGTGTTAGTCCCGCTGTTCATCTTCTTCACGACGGTGGGGCTGACCGACAGTCTCCTCGGACTCATGATCACGCACTTTCTGATCACGCTCCCGATGATCATCTGGATCGTGAAGGGGTTCATCGACGAACTCCCCCAGTCGCTCGAGGAGTCGGCGATGGTCGACGGCTGTAACCGCATCCAGGCGTTCCGCGAGGTGGTGGTGCCGCTCGTGATGCCGGGCATCGCGGCCGCGGCGTTCATCGGGTTCATCTTCTCGTGGAACAACTTCCTGCTCGCGCTGGTGCTGACCGGCGGTGGCACCCGGACCGCGCCGCTGGTCATCCAGTCGTCGATGGGGTACCTCTCCATCGACTGGGGGATGCTCGGGGCCGCGGGGACGCTAACCATCCTCCCGCCGGTCGTCCTCAGTCTGCTCATCAAGGACCACCTCGTCGAAGGCATGACCATGGGGGCGGTCAAGGAGTAG
- a CDS encoding carbohydrate ABC transporter permease → MIGFSAVVNKTRQGPLLNSLDIDDSTLRWLFLLPSVAILAFLSIYPFLQGIWMSLHQWSLAGQGTQFVGLTNYATLLGESRFHGALVNTAVFTGVSVTVELILGVGLAIYLRSLSRRWRPVFRTIFIVPMIVTPIATGLMWRLMLNGQIGVMNYLLYLAGLPIPEWTSSPFMAMFTIIMIDVWQWTPLVIMIAFAGLLSIPDTLYEAARVDGAPRWAIFRHITLPGIKYMIAIAAVFRLMRSFRSFDIIWLVTQGGPGTSTEVLNIYLYRVAFVNLQGGKPPRSASSSWSSPSRPRWAS, encoded by the coding sequence ATGATTGGGTTCAGCGCGGTGGTGAACAAGACCAGACAGGGGCCGCTCCTGAACAGCCTCGACATCGACGACTCGACGCTCCGATGGCTGTTCCTCCTGCCCTCGGTGGCGATACTCGCGTTCCTGTCCATCTATCCGTTCCTCCAGGGCATCTGGATGAGTCTCCACCAGTGGTCGCTCGCCGGCCAGGGGACGCAGTTCGTCGGCCTGACGAACTACGCCACGCTCCTCGGCGAGAGCCGGTTCCACGGCGCGCTCGTGAACACCGCCGTCTTCACCGGCGTCTCGGTGACGGTCGAACTGATCCTCGGCGTCGGTCTCGCCATCTACCTCCGGTCGCTCTCACGGCGATGGCGGCCCGTCTTCCGGACGATCTTCATCGTCCCGATGATCGTGACGCCCATCGCGACCGGCCTGATGTGGCGGCTGATGCTCAACGGACAGATCGGCGTCATGAACTACCTGCTGTACCTCGCCGGCCTCCCCATCCCCGAGTGGACATCGAGCCCGTTCATGGCGATGTTCACCATCATCATGATCGACGTCTGGCAGTGGACGCCGCTCGTGATCATGATCGCCTTCGCTGGCTTGCTGTCGATTCCGGACACGCTGTACGAGGCGGCCCGCGTCGACGGTGCCCCGCGGTGGGCCATCTTTCGGCACATCACGCTGCCGGGCATCAAGTACATGATCGCCATCGCGGCCGTCTTCCGGCTGATGCGGAGCTTCCGGAGTTTCGACATCATCTGGCTCGTCACGCAAGGTGGTCCGGGAACCTCGACGGAGGTCCTCAACATCTACCTCTACCGCGTCGCGTTCGTCAACCTCCAGGGGGGAAAGCCGCCGCGCTCGGCCTCGTCCTCCTGGTCATCACCATCGCGACCACGATGGGCATCCTGA
- a CDS encoding ABC transporter substrate-binding protein, with product MAGKKPTRTRRRFLQAVGAASAIGLAGCTGGGGDSGNLNVDEGSGSGSSGGSSGGSSETTSASTTTSDLPTMEQGVEQWGQRLNSYAQEAGIDWRQFEGTELLMGMNEHPFTQTMKPLLPYFEELTGISVTFNTFPEDQLWQKLTLDFNSQNGKYDGMFLGLWPSARYHNANWVKDLNQYIEDSSLTDQEWLHMEDFPQSAIDALTYGDGALVALPFGIEAYGCVAIDQPTFETLGLSEPTTFPELRDAAKAIHESDEVDRAGICSRASSTPLSTANWATTFKSYGADWIDREAKEATLNSDAGIASLEMFADMMGNYGPGDIGTYDWYKSNQAFGNGQVGIAYHTPAAAGVFTTEQYDRTKFLPPLEGPDGDVVASTWEWALGISQFSENPKATWLFLQWALSRPANLMQSSRQWQGHAPYGHARSGWIFDQDAYQQTGQSESWINAHNTGMEAVPSSPPPVPLDTPQNMDMMSEAAIAMNAAVTGTKSAEKALNDAAPKITEFAKQIPDAYL from the coding sequence ATGGCAGGAAAGAAACCTACCCGAACGCGCCGCCGGTTCCTCCAAGCAGTGGGAGCGGCGTCGGCGATCGGACTGGCAGGCTGTACTGGCGGCGGTGGAGACAGCGGCAACCTCAACGTCGACGAGGGTTCCGGTTCCGGTTCCAGTGGCGGGAGTAGCGGCGGTTCGTCCGAAACGACTTCCGCCAGCACCACCACCAGCGACCTCCCGACGATGGAGCAGGGCGTCGAACAATGGGGACAGCGTCTCAACAGCTACGCACAGGAGGCCGGCATCGACTGGCGACAGTTCGAGGGCACCGAACTCCTCATGGGGATGAACGAGCATCCGTTCACCCAGACGATGAAGCCCTTGCTCCCGTACTTCGAGGAACTGACCGGTATCTCGGTGACGTTCAACACGTTCCCCGAGGACCAACTCTGGCAGAAACTCACCCTCGATTTCAACTCACAGAACGGCAAGTACGACGGGATGTTCCTCGGACTGTGGCCGAGCGCCCGGTACCACAACGCGAACTGGGTGAAAGACCTCAACCAGTACATCGAGGACTCCTCGTTGACCGACCAGGAGTGGCTCCACATGGAGGACTTCCCACAGAGCGCCATCGACGCACTGACCTACGGCGACGGTGCCCTCGTGGCGCTTCCGTTCGGCATCGAGGCCTACGGCTGTGTCGCCATCGACCAGCCGACGTTCGAGACGCTCGGCCTCTCGGAGCCGACGACGTTTCCCGAACTTCGCGACGCGGCGAAGGCGATCCACGAGTCCGACGAGGTCGACCGCGCGGGTATCTGCTCGCGGGCGAGTTCGACCCCGCTGTCGACGGCGAACTGGGCGACCACGTTCAAGTCCTACGGTGCCGACTGGATCGACCGCGAGGCGAAGGAGGCCACGCTCAACTCCGACGCCGGCATCGCCTCGCTCGAGATGTTCGCCGATATGATGGGCAACTACGGCCCAGGAGACATCGGCACGTACGACTGGTACAAATCCAATCAGGCGTTCGGAAACGGACAGGTCGGTATCGCGTACCACACGCCCGCTGCGGCCGGTGTGTTCACCACCGAACAGTACGACCGCACGAAGTTCCTCCCGCCGCTCGAAGGTCCCGACGGTGACGTCGTGGCCTCGACGTGGGAGTGGGCGCTCGGCATCAGCCAGTTCTCGGAGAACCCCAAAGCGACGTGGTTGTTCCTCCAATGGGCGCTGTCGCGTCCCGCGAACCTCATGCAGTCGAGCCGCCAGTGGCAGGGCCACGCCCCGTACGGCCACGCGCGGAGCGGGTGGATCTTCGATCAGGACGCTTACCAGCAGACCGGCCAGAGCGAGTCGTGGATCAACGCGCACAACACGGGGATGGAGGCCGTCCCATCCAGTCCGCCACCGGTGCCGCTGGACACGCCACAGAACATGGACATGATGAGCGAGGCGGCCATCGCGATGAACGCCGCCGTCACCGGGACGAAGTCCGCGGAGAAGGCGTTGAACGACGCCGCCCCGAAAATCACCGAGTTCGCGAAACAGATCCCGGACGCGTATCTGTGA
- a CDS encoding 2-hydroxyacid dehydrogenase: protein MKTLITANIDDGQLHRLTNDLGLDIDYHPIAERDGRYSTERMKELLDGVEILVVGFEGVSAEVMDAASDLRLIACPRGGPDANVDIAAATERDIPVLYAPGRNAVSVADFTLGLILGVARHIPAGHHKLHVGEYTGRPKADSAGGGEREDVTWGIAKGSPYVELKGPELEGETVGVVGLGAIGQLVAERAAGFGVDLVGFDPFVDAEQMAEYGVEKVDLETLCERSRFVTVHCPVTDATRGLIGEDEFSLMSESTYFVNTARGAIIDQDALLAALQAGELAGAALDVYDEEPLPEDHALLDLDNVVTTPHLAGAATGVVSRHSKMVTDDIAAFLDDREPTHVANESVLQTAQQVGGD, encoded by the coding sequence ATGAAGACGCTCATCACGGCAAACATCGACGACGGACAGTTGCATCGACTCACGAACGACCTCGGACTCGACATCGACTATCACCCGATCGCCGAACGCGACGGACGGTACTCCACTGAGCGGATGAAAGAACTCCTCGACGGGGTCGAGATACTCGTCGTCGGGTTCGAGGGGGTGTCCGCCGAGGTGATGGACGCCGCCTCTGACCTCCGGCTCATCGCGTGTCCGCGCGGCGGGCCCGACGCCAACGTCGACATCGCCGCGGCGACGGAGCGCGACATCCCCGTCCTGTACGCTCCGGGTCGAAACGCGGTCAGCGTCGCCGACTTCACGCTCGGCCTCATCCTCGGGGTCGCGCGACACATCCCTGCTGGTCATCACAAGCTCCACGTCGGTGAGTACACCGGCAGGCCGAAAGCAGACTCGGCGGGCGGCGGCGAGCGCGAGGACGTCACCTGGGGTATCGCGAAAGGTTCGCCCTACGTCGAGCTGAAGGGTCCCGAACTCGAGGGCGAAACGGTCGGCGTCGTCGGACTCGGTGCCATCGGCCAGCTCGTCGCCGAACGCGCGGCCGGATTCGGCGTCGACCTCGTCGGGTTCGACCCGTTCGTCGACGCGGAGCAGATGGCAGAGTACGGCGTCGAGAAGGTCGACCTCGAGACGCTCTGTGAGCGCTCGCGGTTCGTGACGGTCCACTGCCCGGTGACCGACGCGACGCGGGGGCTCATCGGCGAGGACGAGTTCAGCCTGATGTCGGAGTCGACGTACTTCGTCAATACGGCCCGTGGAGCCATCATCGACCAGGACGCGCTCCTCGCGGCGCTGCAGGCGGGCGAACTGGCCGGGGCGGCGCTCGACGTCTACGACGAAGAGCCGCTCCCCGAGGACCACGCGCTCCTCGACCTCGACAACGTCGTGACGACGCCACACCTCGCCGGTGCGGCGACGGGTGTCGTCTCCCGCCACTCGAAGATGGTGACCGACGACATCGCCGCCTTCCTCGACGACCGCGAGCCGACGCACGTCGCGAACGAGTCCGTCCTCCAGACGGCCCAACAGGTGGGTGGCGACTGA